One genomic window of Mauremys mutica isolate MM-2020 ecotype Southern chromosome 5, ASM2049712v1, whole genome shotgun sequence includes the following:
- the RRH gene encoding LOW QUALITY PROTEIN: visual pigment-like receptor peropsin (The sequence of the model RefSeq protein was modified relative to this genomic sequence to represent the inferred CDS: substituted 1 base at 1 genomic stop codon), protein MSLFHNERICLKGSWSVLCMSSXRTDMEEIPQFLQSKMFWNGSTNSSESENEAQSAFSQTEHNIVAAYLITAGVISLLSNIIVLGIFVKYKELRTATNAIIINLAFTDIGVSGIGYPMSAASDLHGSWKFGYTGCQIYAALNIFFGMASIGLLTVVAIDRYLTICRPDIGRRMSTRSYTSLILAAWINAVFWALMPIVGWASYAPDPTGATCTINWRKNDASFVSYTMTVIAVNFVVPLTVMFYCYYNVSRTMKQYTTSNCLESINIDWSDQVDVTKMSVVMIVMFLVAWSPYSIVCLWSSFGDPKKISPAMAIIAPLFAKSSTFYNPCIYVIANKKFRRAILAMVRCQTRQEITINNALPMSVSQSMLT, encoded by the exons aTGAGTCTGTTTCATAATGAAAGAATTTGCCTGAAAGGATCTTGGAGTGTTTTGTGTATGTCCTCTTGAAGAACTGACATGGAGGAAATACCCCAATTTCTTCAGTCTAAAATGTTTTGGAATGGTTCAACTAACTCCTCAGAGAGCGAAAATGAAGCTCAGTCAGCCTTTTCACAGACTGAGCACAATATAGTCGCAGCTTACTTAATAACAGCAG GGGTGATAAGCCTTCTCAGTAACATAATTGTGTTAGGCATCTTTGTTAAGTACAAGGAACTTCGGACAGCAACAAATGCAATTATTATTAACCTGGCTTTTACCGACATCGGTGTTAGTGGCATTGGTTACCCTATGTCTGCTGCTTCAGATCTACATGGAAGCTGGAAATTTGGGTACACCGGATGCCAG ATCTATGCTGCCTTAAATATCTTCTTTGGAATGGCAAGTATCGGGTTGCTTACAGTTGTTGCAATTGATCGTTACCTGACAATCTGCAGGCCTGATATAG GAAGAAGAATGAGTACCCGCAGCTATACTTCCCTGATCCTAGCTGCTTGGATAAATGCTGTCTTTTGGGCCTTGATGCCTATTGTAGGGTGGGCTAGCTATGCCCCAGATCCAACAGGAGCCACCTGCACAATAAACTGGCGGAAAAACGATGC GTCTTTTGTTTCTTATACAATGACCGTAATTGCTGTTAATTTTGTCGTGCCCTTAACAGTCATGTTTTACTGTTACTACAATGTTTCCCGCACAATGAAGCAGTACACTACCAGTAACTGCCTGGAGAGCATCAACATAGACTGGTCTGATCAAGTAGATGTAACAAAG ATGTCTGTTGTGATGATTGTGATGTTTTTGGTGGCTTGGTCTCCATATTCCATTGTATGCTTATGGTCTTCCTTTGGAGACCCAAAGAAGATTTCCCCTGCAATGGCCATCATAGCACCTCTATTTGCAAAATCTTCCACATTTTATAACCCCTGTATTTATGTCATTGCAAACAAAAA
- the GAR1 gene encoding H/ACA ribonucleoprotein complex subunit 1, which translates to MSFRGRGGGGGGRGGFNRGGGGGFNRGGGGGFNRGGGGGFNRGGRGGFGRGGGGRGGFNRGYDQGPPESVVILGEFMHPCEDDIVCKCTTEENRVPYFNAPVYLDNKEQIGKVDEIFGQLRDFYFSVKLSENMKASSFKKLQKFYIDPAKLLPLQRFLPRPPGEKGAPRGGGRGGRGRGGGRGGGGFRGGRGGGGFRGGRGGGGGRGFRGRGR; encoded by the exons atgtcttTTAGAGGTAGAGGAGGtggcggaggaggcagaggtggctTCAATCGTGGTGGAGGAGGTGGCTTCAATCGTGGTGGAGGAGGTGGCTTCAATCGTGGTGGAGGAGGTGGCTTCAATCGAGGTGGACGAGGTGGCTTTGGGCGTGGAGGGGGTGGACGAGGAGGCTTCAACAGAGGATATGACCAAGGACCTCCTGAAAGTGTAGTTA TATTGGGAGAATTCATGCATCCTTGTGAAGATGACATTGTTTGCAAATGCACAACGGAAGAAAACAGAGTGCCTTATTTCAATGCACCAGTTTACTTGGATAATAAAGAGCAGATTGGCAAAGTGGATGAAATATTTGGACAGCTAAGAGACTTT tatttttcagttaaaCTGTCAGAAAACATGAAGGCCTCTTCctttaaaaaattacaaaag TTTTATATTGACCCAGCAAAGTTATTGCCATTGCAAAGGTTTTTGCCTAGGCCTCCAGGTGAGAAAGGTGCTCCAAGAGGAGGTGGGAGAGGAGGacgtgggagaggaggaggtagaGGTGGAG GTGGCTtcagaggaggaagaggtggtggAGGCTtcagaggaggaagaggtggaggtgGTGGCCGTGGTTTCAGGG GTAGAGGACGTTAA